A single Staphylococcus muscae DNA region contains:
- a CDS encoding SDR family oxidoreductase, with product MSKVFVLGANGGVGRYLVQQLKAQNIDFTAGVRKEEQKETLEAQGIQATLIDVESDNVEALASKFEGYDQVVFSVGSGGHTGADKTIAVDLDGAVKAIHASEAAKVDHFVMVSTWDSRREAIEEGGSLQPYVIAKHYADDYLRRSSLKATIVHPGILADDPGTGKIEIESLFENPDDITIPREDVASVLYEVLTQSEIQGKEFQIIGGNQDIHEAIATHK from the coding sequence ATGAGTAAAGTATTTGTATTAGGTGCAAATGGTGGCGTTGGACGCTATTTAGTTCAACAATTAAAAGCACAAAATATTGATTTTACAGCAGGTGTTCGTAAAGAAGAACAAAAAGAGACACTTGAAGCACAAGGGATTCAAGCAACATTAATTGATGTCGAGTCAGATAATGTTGAAGCATTGGCATCAAAATTTGAAGGTTATGATCAAGTGGTCTTTTCAGTTGGTTCAGGTGGCCATACAGGGGCCGACAAAACAATCGCTGTCGATTTAGATGGTGCAGTAAAAGCAATTCATGCAAGTGAGGCAGCAAAAGTAGACCATTTTGTCATGGTATCTACTTGGGATTCACGACGAGAAGCAATTGAAGAAGGTGGCAGCTTACAACCTTATGTGATTGCAAAACATTATGCTGATGATTATTTACGTCGTAGCTCATTAAAAGCAACGATTGTACACCCTGGTATTTTAGCAGATGATCCAGGAACAGGTAAGATTGAAATTGAATCATTATTTGAAAATCCTGATGATATTACTATTCCACGTGAAGACGTGGCAAGCGTACTTTATGAAGTATTAACACAAAGTGAAATTCAAGGAAAAGAATTCCAAATTATCGGTGGCAATCAAGATATTCATGAAGCAATTGCGACACATAAATAA
- a CDS encoding TetR/AcrR family transcriptional regulator: MSKNQEILTVARNVIHSKGYNATSISDILNAADIGKGQFYYYFSSKRDMGLAVIDDIVEEWTEQLLKNRLQTSENPQENLNAMLDWSLKYHEDMASKAGCPVGNLALEMSEHDEVFREKIEAFIDKWIQSIKENLDALSEQEHIKSFDTEKQAQSIFSTIEGAIMLMKVKQDTQYLKNAIDTIKWQYQLT, translated from the coding sequence ATGTCGAAGAATCAAGAGATATTAACAGTGGCACGTAACGTCATTCATTCGAAAGGTTACAATGCTACGTCTATTAGCGATATATTAAATGCCGCTGATATTGGAAAAGGTCAGTTCTACTATTACTTTTCTTCAAAGCGAGATATGGGATTAGCTGTCATCGATGATATTGTTGAAGAATGGACAGAACAACTTTTAAAAAATCGACTTCAAACAAGTGAAAATCCTCAAGAGAATTTGAATGCGATGTTGGATTGGTCATTAAAATACCATGAAGATATGGCGTCAAAAGCAGGATGTCCTGTGGGGAACTTAGCACTTGAAATGAGTGAACACGATGAAGTTTTTAGAGAAAAAATAGAAGCTTTCATTGATAAATGGATACAGTCAATTAAAGAAAATTTAGATGCTTTATCTGAGCAAGAACATATAAAAAGCTTTGATACTGAAAAACAAGCACAGTCTATTTTTTCAACAATTGAAGGTGCGATTATGTTGATGAAAGTAAAACAAGATACACAATATTTGAAAAATGCTATTGATACAATTAAATGGCAATATCAATTAACGTGA
- the trxB gene encoding thioredoxin-disulfide reductase encodes MINRRLDKMTEQVRYDVAILGAGPAGMTAAVYASRANLNTVMIERGMPGGQMVNTEEVENFPGFEMISGPDLSNKMFDHAKKFGADYQYGDIHGIEDKGDYKVIDLGSSKVEAKAVIIATGAVHKKMGVPHEEALGGRGVSYCAVCDGAFFKNRHVYVIGGGDSAIEEGTYLTKFADKVTIVHRRDELRAQKILQDRAFKNEKIDFIWNHTLKSVNAIDGKVGSLTLVSTVDASEQTVDADGLFIYIGTKPNTEAFVDLGITNEMGYIVANDDMSTNIKGIFVAGDVREKGLRQIVTATGDGSIAAQSAISYIEALNDQKEHVTV; translated from the coding sequence ATGATAAATAGGAGGCTTGATAAAATGACAGAGCAAGTAAGATATGATGTAGCAATTTTAGGAGCAGGACCAGCAGGAATGACTGCAGCTGTTTATGCTTCACGTGCCAATTTGAATACAGTCATGATTGAACGAGGCATGCCAGGTGGACAAATGGTGAATACAGAAGAAGTTGAAAATTTCCCTGGCTTTGAAATGATTTCAGGACCAGACCTTTCCAATAAAATGTTCGACCATGCGAAAAAGTTCGGTGCAGATTATCAATATGGAGATATTCACGGTATTGAGGATAAAGGCGATTACAAAGTGATTGACTTGGGATCTAGCAAAGTTGAAGCTAAGGCTGTGATTATCGCGACAGGTGCTGTGCATAAGAAAATGGGTGTTCCACATGAAGAAGCACTTGGTGGACGTGGTGTAAGCTATTGTGCTGTATGTGATGGCGCATTCTTTAAAAATAGACATGTATATGTGATTGGTGGTGGTGATTCTGCAATTGAGGAAGGCACATATTTAACAAAATTTGCAGATAAAGTAACCATTGTGCATCGTCGTGATGAATTACGTGCACAAAAGATCCTTCAAGACCGTGCATTTAAAAATGAAAAAATCGACTTCATTTGGAATCATACTTTAAAATCTGTAAATGCAATTGATGGTAAAGTTGGCTCATTAACACTTGTTTCAACAGTTGACGCATCAGAACAGACTGTCGATGCTGATGGCTTGTTCATTTATATTGGAACAAAACCTAACACAGAAGCTTTTGTAGACTTAGGTATCACAAATGAAATGGGCTATATTGTTGCCAATGATGATATGAGTACAAATATTAAAGGGATATTTGTTGCTGGTGATGTACGTGAAAAAGGACTACGTCAAATTGTGACAGCCACTGGTGACGGTAGTATTGCGGCACAAAGTGCTATCTCATATATCGAAGCATTAAATGATCAAAAAGAGCATGTAACGGTTTAA
- a CDS encoding carboxymuconolactone decarboxylase family protein has translation MLQNDSLYKKSDFRRLAEMSKLSSESYRKFTEFDKQALSEGELSEKLKEAIAVAVAHTTGCPHCIDNHVKAFKKLGGAKEEMAEVIMVATALKAGSAMAHSVNALNAYDEIEDDELYRASYFNRLKEMGQLDGERFKAFAQFDQQAMKAGLFTAKEKELMAIAVAHTTGCPYCIDIHTKAAKKAQATKEEVAEAIIVATALKAGSALSHSVNALNAYDH, from the coding sequence ATGTTACAAAATGATAGTTTATATAAGAAATCTGATTTTAGAAGATTAGCTGAGATGAGTAAACTTTCATCTGAATCATACAGAAAGTTTACAGAATTTGATAAGCAGGCATTATCAGAAGGGGAACTCAGTGAAAAATTGAAGGAAGCAATTGCCGTTGCTGTGGCGCATACAACAGGTTGTCCACACTGTATTGATAATCATGTCAAAGCGTTTAAAAAATTAGGTGGTGCTAAAGAAGAAATGGCAGAGGTCATCATGGTAGCAACAGCATTAAAAGCAGGTTCAGCGATGGCACATAGTGTTAATGCGCTAAATGCATATGATGAAATAGAAGATGATGAACTGTATAGAGCATCATATTTCAATAGACTAAAAGAAATGGGTCAATTAGATGGTGAACGTTTTAAAGCATTTGCGCAATTTGATCAACAAGCGATGAAAGCAGGGTTATTTACTGCAAAAGAAAAAGAATTGATGGCAATTGCGGTCGCACATACAACAGGTTGTCCTTATTGCATTGATATTCATACAAAAGCAGCAAAAAAAGCGCAAGCAACGAAAGAAGAAGTCGCTGAAGCAATCATTGTGGCAACAGCATTAAAAGCAGGTTCAGCATTATCACATAGCGTCAATGCTTTAAATGCATATGATCACTAG
- the trxA gene encoding thioredoxin gives MATVTVTEKTFNETIEKGITLIDFWATWCPPCQMQSPVLEELSNDLEGKVTIGKVDVDQEQNLAAQYQIQSIPTLLIFKDGQLVQSLVRFNPKSNLENVLAQYM, from the coding sequence ATGGCAACTGTAACAGTCACTGAAAAAACATTTAATGAAACAATTGAAAAAGGTATCACACTTATCGATTTTTGGGCGACATGGTGTCCACCTTGTCAAATGCAATCACCAGTCTTAGAAGAATTGAGCAATGATTTAGAAGGTAAAGTAACAATTGGAAAAGTAGATGTTGATCAAGAACAAAACTTAGCAGCTCAATATCAAATTCAAAGCATCCCGACATTGTTGATTTTTAAAGATGGTCAATTAGTACAAAGTTTAGTAAGATTTAATCCAAAATCAAACTTAGAAAATGTGTTAGCACAATATATGTAG
- a CDS encoding thioredoxin family protein produces the protein MEKVINYNDLMNKIDKKDKLLLYVMSEGCSVCHADFPRVDALAKKHEMESVQIMVNEIPEAAGQLSLFTAPVVILFYKSKEMHRQARIINFEELEQRIVELKTFENNSYESIFSKKQ, from the coding sequence ATGGAAAAAGTGATTAATTACAATGATTTGATGAATAAAATTGATAAAAAAGATAAACTATTATTATATGTTATGTCAGAAGGATGCAGCGTTTGTCATGCTGATTTTCCAAGAGTAGATGCATTGGCCAAAAAACATGAAATGGAAAGTGTACAAATCATGGTAAATGAAATTCCAGAAGCTGCTGGACAATTATCACTGTTTACAGCTCCTGTTGTAATACTATTCTACAAAAGTAAAGAAATGCATCGACAAGCAAGAATTATTAACTTTGAAGAGTTAGAACAACGCATCGTTGAACTAAAAACATTTGAAAATAATTCATATGAATCTATCTTTTCAAAAAAACAATAA
- the opp4A gene encoding oligopeptide ABC transporter substrate-binding protein translates to MNKRWRSISILFICLVFVLAACGKGDSNSGDNKSKTEKSDAKGGTLNVGIAEPPQGDFQSIFAGSKGDDDVINFFNDSLVDFDDELNIKPKIISWEQKKDDKLTYTFKMKKGIKWQDGNPLTINDWIFTLETLADPDYDGPRYDYVEGVKGAEAKRKGEADTIEGIKKIDDYTMELTFKENKANNLLNLWTSAVISEKIFKDIPVKDMAKSPEVRKNPIGIGPYKVKSIVDGESVTLEKFDDYWQGEPKLDKVNLRVVEQTSMAQALESGEIDMSTLSPPVAKEISDNGAENLSLLKAPSTSYTIVGFVLNDYDKKTQTIGKERPKYQDKKLRQAMAHAINRKEWIEAFYYGYGKPLSGLIPSAHWSGAGKDDVHTYEYDVKKAEKLLDEAGYKDKDGDGWREDKDGKPFVINLKHYAGSNPTFEPRTAALKGYWEKVGLKTKTEMVEFGKFGEDLENAEKDMEVYVRTWVQGADPDLSGLYKSNALWNESRYNNEKADKLLEDAVDGDVVGEDKDKRKEKYLEWQKTMAEDVPVIPIVELEDVTAVSSKVKNFEVSLRGTNPIYEWTVEE, encoded by the coding sequence ATGAATAAACGATGGCGTTCTATTTCTATATTGTTTATTTGTCTAGTTTTTGTTTTGGCAGCATGTGGCAAAGGGGATTCAAATTCGGGGGACAACAAAAGCAAAACCGAAAAAAGTGATGCTAAAGGGGGCACACTAAATGTCGGTATTGCAGAACCACCACAAGGGGACTTCCAAAGTATTTTTGCAGGTTCGAAAGGTGACGATGACGTCATCAATTTTTTCAACGATTCTTTAGTTGATTTTGATGACGAATTAAATATCAAACCTAAAATTATATCTTGGGAGCAAAAGAAGGATGACAAGCTTACATATACATTCAAGATGAAAAAAGGTATTAAATGGCAAGATGGCAATCCTTTAACAATTAACGACTGGATTTTTACTCTAGAAACATTAGCTGATCCTGACTATGATGGACCACGCTATGACTACGTAGAAGGTGTTAAAGGTGCGGAAGCAAAGCGTAAAGGTGAAGCTGATACAATTGAAGGCATCAAAAAAATTGATGACTACACAATGGAATTAACATTTAAAGAAAATAAAGCAAACAACTTATTAAATCTTTGGACAAGTGCAGTGATTAGTGAAAAGATTTTCAAAGATATTCCAGTAAAAGATATGGCAAAATCACCAGAAGTTCGTAAAAATCCAATCGGTATTGGACCTTACAAAGTAAAAAGTATTGTAGACGGTGAATCAGTAACATTAGAAAAATTTGATGACTATTGGCAAGGTGAACCAAAACTTGATAAAGTCAACCTTCGTGTAGTTGAACAAACATCTATGGCACAAGCATTAGAAAGTGGCGAAATTGATATGTCTACTTTATCACCACCCGTTGCGAAAGAAATCAGTGATAATGGGGCAGAAAATCTTTCATTATTAAAAGCACCATCTACATCTTATACGATTGTCGGTTTTGTATTGAATGACTATGATAAAAAAACACAAACAATTGGAAAGGAACGTCCAAAGTATCAAGATAAAAAGTTACGTCAAGCTATGGCACATGCGATTAACCGTAAAGAATGGATTGAAGCTTTCTATTACGGCTATGGTAAACCATTAAGCGGCTTAATCCCATCAGCTCACTGGAGTGGTGCAGGCAAAGATGACGTACACACTTATGAATATGATGTGAAAAAAGCGGAGAAACTATTAGATGAAGCAGGTTACAAAGATAAAGATGGTGATGGTTGGAGAGAAGATAAAGATGGTAAACCATTCGTAATCAACTTGAAGCACTATGCCGGCTCTAACCCAACATTTGAACCACGTACGGCAGCACTTAAAGGTTATTGGGAAAAAGTTGGATTGAAAACAAAAACAGAAATGGTTGAGTTCGGTAAGTTCGGTGAAGACCTAGAAAATGCTGAAAAAGATATGGAAGTTTATGTAAGAACTTGGGTACAAGGTGCAGATCCAGATCTATCTGGCTTATACAAATCTAATGCGTTATGGAATGAATCACGTTACAACAATGAAAAAGCTGATAAATTGCTTGAAGATGCAGTTGACGGTGACGTTGTAGGTGAAGATAAAGATAAACGTAAAGAGAAATATCTCGAATGGCAAAAGACAATGGCAGAAGACGTACCTGTTATTCCTATTGTTGAACTTGAAGATGTAACAGCTGTAAGTAGCAAAGTGAAAAACTTTGAAGTATCTCTTAGAGGAACAAACCCAATTTATGAATGGACTGTTGAAGAATAA
- a CDS encoding ABC transporter ATP-binding protein — MKDKELLKVKDLCAGFEINGKRYNAISNINLTINKGEVMGIVGESGSGKSVLSMSIMRLLPDKIGEIHSGEVHFKQNRIDNLSMNDFNKIRGNELAMIFQEPMTSLNPVFTIGNQMVEMMVNHLDVNKSQAKERAITLLKQVGIPRADEVVNSYPHQLSGGMRQRVMIAMAISCSPELLIADEPTTALDVTVQAQILELLKFIQQDNDMGIIFISHDLGVISEVCDNVAVMYAGEIVERARVEDIFNEPKHPYTRLLINAIPRLDIKQERLETIEGTVPGLDELPEVGCKFANRCPHAMPACTQQNLRTIHINETHRVSCHLFDETVMAEGGPTHVE; from the coding sequence ATGAAAGATAAAGAACTTTTAAAAGTGAAAGACTTATGTGCAGGTTTTGAAATCAATGGCAAGCGATACAATGCAATTTCAAATATTAACTTAACAATTAATAAGGGAGAGGTCATGGGCATTGTAGGTGAGTCAGGATCAGGAAAATCTGTACTTAGCATGTCAATTATGCGTTTGTTACCTGATAAAATTGGTGAAATTCATAGCGGTGAAGTACATTTCAAGCAGAATCGAATTGATAACCTTTCAATGAATGATTTTAACAAAATACGTGGGAATGAGTTGGCAATGATCTTCCAAGAGCCAATGACATCACTCAATCCTGTATTCACGATTGGAAACCAAATGGTTGAAATGATGGTCAATCATCTTGATGTAAATAAGTCACAAGCAAAAGAACGTGCAATTACATTATTGAAACAAGTAGGGATTCCACGTGCTGATGAAGTTGTTAATTCTTATCCACATCAACTTTCTGGTGGAATGCGTCAGCGTGTCATGATTGCGATGGCAATCTCATGCTCACCAGAGTTACTGATCGCTGATGAACCGACAACAGCACTCGATGTGACCGTACAAGCGCAAATATTAGAACTTTTAAAGTTTATTCAACAAGATAATGATATGGGGATTATATTCATCTCGCATGATCTTGGCGTCATATCCGAAGTGTGTGATAACGTCGCTGTGATGTATGCTGGAGAAATTGTCGAACGTGCGAGAGTAGAAGATATTTTTAATGAACCGAAACATCCATATACGAGATTGTTGATTAACGCAATTCCACGTTTGGACATCAAACAAGAACGATTGGAAACAATTGAAGGAACGGTACCTGGACTCGATGAACTTCCAGAAGTAGGCTGTAAGTTTGCGAATCGATGTCCACATGCAATGCCAGCCTGTACTCAACAAAATCTCAGAACTATCCATATTAATGAAACACACCGTGTCTCGTGTCATTTATTTGACGAAACTGTAATGGCAGAAGGGGGTCCAACACATGTCGAATAA
- a CDS encoding ABC transporter ATP-binding protein, whose product MSNNSILEVKNLKQYYPIKGGVFKRKVGEVKAVDVISFTVKEGQTVGLVGESGCGKSSAGRTILRLQDVTSGEIHFCNQDITHLKGKALREARKGFQMVFQDPYASLNPMQMVGDIVGEPIRNYYKKSQKEIESEVKDLLRRVGLNEQSYYKYAHEFSGGQRQRVGIARALALKPKLIIADEPVSALDVSVQSQVLNIMDELQEEFGLSYLFIAHDLSVVKHVSDYICVMYLGHIVEQGPAEAIYNRPQHPYTQSLISAIPEIRPGEKKERILLHGDLPSPSDPPKGCPFHTRCPVAKEECRTQKPDYRRVEQDHYAACILLEEEVFPQ is encoded by the coding sequence ATGTCGAATAATTCAATTTTAGAAGTGAAAAATTTAAAGCAATACTATCCGATTAAAGGAGGGGTCTTTAAACGTAAAGTCGGAGAAGTAAAAGCGGTAGATGTCATTTCTTTCACTGTTAAAGAAGGGCAAACAGTAGGCCTTGTAGGTGAATCTGGATGTGGTAAATCATCTGCTGGACGTACAATTTTACGTTTACAAGATGTCACTTCAGGTGAAATCCACTTCTGCAACCAAGACATTACGCATTTAAAAGGAAAAGCACTTCGTGAAGCCCGTAAAGGATTTCAAATGGTGTTCCAAGATCCGTATGCATCTCTCAATCCAATGCAAATGGTGGGCGACATTGTTGGGGAACCGATTCGGAATTATTATAAAAAGTCTCAAAAAGAAATTGAGAGCGAAGTAAAAGATTTATTAAGACGTGTCGGTTTAAATGAACAATCTTACTACAAATATGCACATGAGTTTTCTGGCGGTCAAAGGCAACGTGTCGGCATTGCAAGAGCACTTGCTTTAAAACCAAAACTGATTATTGCTGACGAACCAGTAAGTGCACTCGATGTATCCGTTCAATCTCAAGTGTTAAATATTATGGACGAACTCCAAGAAGAATTTGGATTAAGCTACTTGTTTATTGCACATGATTTAAGTGTTGTAAAACATGTGAGTGATTATATCTGTGTGATGTATTTAGGACATATTGTCGAACAAGGGCCTGCCGAAGCGATTTACAATCGGCCACAGCATCCTTATACACAATCTCTCATCTCAGCTATTCCAGAAATTCGTCCAGGTGAAAAGAAAGAGAGAATCTTGTTACATGGGGATCTTCCTTCACCGAGTGATCCACCAAAAGGTTGCCCGTTCCATACAAGATGTCCAGTAGCAAAAGAAGAATGTCGCACACAAAAGCCGGACTATCGACGTGTTGAACAAGATCACTATGCAGCGTGTATTCTGTTAGAAGAAGAGGTGTTTCCGCAATGA
- the opp4B gene encoding oligopeptide ABC transporter permease — protein MTTLIIRRFLLMIPLLIGMSIVIFMLAKLQPGDAFTGQMDPNVSASYYEEQREKLGLNDSIPQQYMTWGKNVLQGELGDSIRYKRPVIDLIEERMPNTILLGVISIVITYLISFPLGILSGRKPYSPIDYSIQFINYLMLAIPSFVAGVFAIYVFAFQLGWFPFSGSVAIGLESGTFEYYMSKLYHSILPGTVLGLLSTASYVQFLRNDIIENSRRDYVRTARSKGLSESTIYNKHILRNSIIPIVTFFGADVLSVFGGAVITETIFSYPGIGKLLIDSISGKDYPLMMALLLFFSFLGLLANLISDIAYSIVDPRIKSN, from the coding sequence ATGACAACATTAATTATTAGACGTTTTTTACTTATGATTCCATTACTGATTGGCATGTCAATTGTTATCTTTATGCTTGCGAAGCTTCAGCCGGGTGATGCTTTTACCGGTCAAATGGATCCAAATGTAAGTGCAAGCTATTATGAAGAGCAGCGTGAAAAACTCGGACTCAATGATTCTATCCCTCAACAATATATGACGTGGGGTAAAAATGTACTTCAAGGGGAACTCGGTGACTCAATTCGTTATAAACGCCCTGTCATTGATTTAATTGAAGAACGAATGCCGAATACGATTTTATTAGGTGTCATCAGTATCGTGATTACATACCTTATCTCATTTCCACTGGGTATATTGTCAGGTCGCAAACCGTATAGTCCCATCGATTACAGTATTCAATTTATCAATTATTTAATGTTAGCCATTCCTTCATTCGTTGCTGGTGTGTTCGCAATTTATGTTTTTGCTTTCCAACTTGGCTGGTTCCCATTCTCAGGATCTGTTGCGATTGGCCTCGAAAGTGGTACGTTTGAGTATTACATGAGTAAACTATATCACTCCATCTTACCGGGAACAGTTCTTGGGTTATTATCAACCGCTAGTTATGTACAATTTTTGAGAAATGACATTATCGAAAATTCACGAAGAGATTATGTCAGAACTGCACGTTCAAAAGGTTTATCAGAATCGACGATTTATAATAAACATATACTTCGAAATTCAATTATCCCAATCGTTACATTCTTCGGGGCTGATGTATTATCTGTCTTTGGTGGTGCAGTGATTACTGAAACGATCTTCTCATATCCAGGCATTGGTAAGTTATTAATTGATTCAATTAGTGGGAAAGATTATCCACTCATGATGGCACTTCTCCTATTTTTCTCATTTTTAGGTTTATTAGCAAATCTGATTTCGGATATCGCATACAGTATTGTGGATCCACGAATCAAGAGTAATTAG
- the opp4C gene encoding oligopeptide ABC transporter permease — MKQKNRSPLQIALQKFKRNKPAMTASIILALIFIISLLSPFLAPHDPNVQNLVLIKGQMSAEHWLGTDSGGRDIFSRLLYSGRVSLTFGLITTVGLMAIGIVIGMISGYYGGWVDTVLMRFTEFVMLFPFIPFAVVLNATFSGKIENQYGSAIVLAVVLIALSWVGVARIVRGKVMQEKENEYFLAAKSIGTPVHKILFKHLFPNILSVVIVQATLIFAVQIVAEAGLSFLGFGIDKTVPTWGNMLSDAQEGDILRGKPWIWMPPAIAITVTILCINFIGEGLKDALNPKSRH, encoded by the coding sequence ATTAAACAAAAGAACCGTTCGCCATTACAGATAGCGCTTCAAAAATTTAAAAGAAACAAACCAGCGATGACAGCAAGTATCATCTTAGCTTTAATATTCATCATTTCACTTTTGTCACCATTTCTCGCACCACATGATCCGAACGTACAAAATTTAGTGTTAATTAAAGGGCAGATGTCAGCTGAACATTGGCTTGGTACTGATTCTGGTGGTCGTGATATATTTAGTCGTCTTCTATACTCTGGCCGTGTTTCACTCACGTTTGGATTAATTACGACTGTTGGATTAATGGCTATCGGAATCGTTATCGGTATGATTTCTGGATATTATGGTGGATGGGTAGATACAGTCTTAATGCGTTTTACTGAATTTGTCATGCTCTTCCCATTCATTCCGTTTGCGGTTGTATTAAATGCGACATTTAGTGGCAAGATTGAAAATCAATACGGATCAGCGATTGTCTTAGCTGTGGTGCTTATTGCCTTGTCTTGGGTTGGTGTCGCACGTATCGTCAGAGGAAAAGTGATGCAAGAGAAGGAGAATGAATATTTCTTAGCGGCAAAGTCAATTGGAACACCCGTGCATAAAATATTATTCAAACACTTATTCCCAAATATTTTAAGTGTTGTCATTGTACAAGCAACATTAATTTTTGCGGTACAAATTGTTGCAGAAGCGGGGCTTAGCTTCTTAGGATTTGGTATTGATAAAACAGTACCGACATGGGGAAATATGTTAAGCGATGCACAAGAAGGAGATATTTTACGTGGGAAACCATGGATTTGGATGCCACCAGCAATTGCAATCACTGTGACAATTCTTTGTATCAACTTTATTGGTGAAGGATTAAAAGATGCTTTAAATCCTAAGTCACGCCATTAG
- a CDS encoding tRNA threonylcarbamoyladenosine dehydratase: MKHQFSRNELAIGQEGLDRLKNTTVVVLGVGGVGSFAAEALARTNIGHIILIDKDDVDITNVNRQLHALTTTIGQSKVTLMEERIKLINPDCKVTSLHMFYTEETYEQLFDDYDIDYVVDASDTIIYKVHLMEQCLQRGIQIISSMGAANKTDPTRFEIADISKTHTDPIARIIRQKLKQKKIYRGIPVVFSDESPIVIREDVKAVVGDAQGKNRKAQMPPASNAFCPSTVGLIMASYVCNKIVEDIPVTRIKDKQ, encoded by the coding sequence ATGAAACACCAATTTTCAAGAAATGAACTTGCGATCGGGCAAGAAGGACTTGATCGCCTTAAAAATACAACGGTTGTCGTACTAGGTGTAGGCGGCGTCGGATCATTTGCGGCAGAAGCATTAGCACGTACGAACATCGGGCATATTATTTTAATCGACAAAGATGATGTCGATATTACAAACGTCAATCGTCAGTTACACGCTTTAACGACAACAATCGGTCAAAGTAAAGTAACATTGATGGAAGAACGTATTAAACTGATTAATCCAGATTGTAAAGTCACATCATTACATATGTTCTATACTGAAGAGACATATGAACAACTATTCGATGACTATGACATTGATTATGTTGTTGATGCCAGTGATACAATTATTTATAAAGTGCATTTAATGGAGCAATGTTTACAACGCGGTATCCAAATTATTTCAAGCATGGGGGCAGCAAACAAAACAGACCCAACACGCTTTGAAATTGCAGATATTTCAAAGACACATACAGATCCGATTGCACGTATTATTCGCCAAAAGTTAAAACAAAAGAAAATTTATCGTGGTATTCCAGTTGTTTTCTCCGATGAAAGTCCTATCGTCATACGTGAAGATGTGAAAGCAGTTGTCGGTGATGCACAAGGTAAAAATCGAAAAGCACAGATGCCACCCGCTTCAAATGCTTTCTGTCCAAGTACAGTAGGCTTAATTATGGCAAGTTATGTATGTAACAAAATTGTAGAAGATATTCCTGTTACACGTATTAAAGATAAACAATAA